The genomic segment TGGCTACAACCAGTTGATAAGCTTGCTCAAACTGGCTGTGTGCCGATTGCGCCACGCTCATTTTTTGGTCAAGCGACAGCAGTTTTTCGGTAGCTTCCTGCTCTTTATCCTGGAAGGTATCCAGCCATTCTTCAGCGCTTTCTGCCGTTAAGTCAGGGAGATGGCACAGTTCTTTTGCGCGCTGTAATGCCTGCAAAGCCTGATTGTACTGAATCGCGCGCGTCTGCTGCACGTCCAGCGCCTGCTGGTAATCGGCAAGCTGGCTTTTCAGCTCATCCACTTCCAGCTCGGCGGCTTCGGCACGGGCTTCGTTCTCTTCCTGCACGTCGGCCGCTTCGGCCACCACTTCATTTTGCTCTTCGAGACGGATTTGCAGCTCATTGAGATCCGCGTCGTAGCGTTCGATTTTTTCCTGCTGACGCAGTGCCGTTTGCACCAGGTTCAGGTGATCGCTGGCCGCCTGGTAATCGGCTTCCAGATCCCCTTCTGCACCGTTGTGCTCGCCCAGCTCACGGGACATTTCAACGTGCTTATACTGCTCGGCTACCAGCTGCTTGCGGGAGGTCAACAGCTCGCGGCGATACGCTAACGCCTGGTCAAGATGCACGCGGCGCTCGTTGGCGTGGCGCATATAGTCCGCCGCCACGTAGTTAGTGGCTTCGCTGATCAGGTGTTTAAACAGATCGCGGTCAGACTGGGTCACGCGAATCGCTTCCAGCGTCATGCGGTTTTCACGCAGCGCGGCTTCCATGTCCTGGAAGGCCTTACGCACGCCGCTGTTTTCCGGCAGCAGGTAGTCGCGCAGGGAGCGGGTGATGGCGCTGGAGATACCGCCGTACAGGGAGGCTTCAATCAGACGGTAGTATTTACTGCGGTCAGACGCGGTGCGCAGGCGACGGGCCACCACGCCCAGATCGAACATCAGAGAGTGGTAGTCGGTAATCGAGTTGAACAGCTTAAACTGCACGCCTTCGATGGCTTCGAGCTTGTCTTTCAGCTCCTGCAGCGTCAGCACGCGCGCCTGACGATCGTTGAGAGTTTCTGTCAGCAGCGCCGTCGGCTGCATAGAAGTCGGCAGGCCCTGGATGGCAAAGGGTTTAATATCGACTTTACGGTCGCGACCGGCGACCTGCTGCAGACGGACACCCACCACCACGCGCTGATGCCGGGAGTTGATCACATCCAGCACCGAATAACAGACGCCCGCTTTCAGCTTTCCGTGCAGGCCTTTATCACGAGAGCCGCTCGTCGCGCCCGCTTCGGTAGTGTTACGGAAGTGCAGCAGCGTTAAATCGGGGATCAGCGCCGTCACGAATGCCGCCATGGTGGTGGATTTACCCGCCCCGTTACCGCCGGAGAGCGTCGTCACCAGCTCATCCAGATCGAAGGTGCGGGCAAAAAAGCCGTTCCAGTTGATAAGCGTTAGTGAGCGAAATTTACCGCGTTCAATCATTACTCTTCCTCCCCGCTATCCGGCTGACTCTCTTCATGCTCATCATTAAGCTGCAAATGATTTTCCACCGGCATCGCTTCACCGTCGCGGATCATACGCAACTGCGCTTCACGCGCGTCGTCGCCCGTACGGACATCGGCACCGAAGCGGAAGACAGACTCGGTAATGCGGAATTTGCTGCTGTCGTGGCCCATAAACCAGACCATCCCCAGGCGACGCAGACGGTTCAGGGAAGAGCGAACTTTTTCCTGCAATTTCTGACGATCGAGATCTGAACCGGTTGAACGGTTGTTCACCAGCTTGAGCAGCTTGCTCTCATCCGCGAGGGCTAACAGTTCGTCGTACAGTTCCTGCTGGGTGAAAATGCCTTCATTCGCCAGTCGTTCCGGGCTGAGATAGAGGTAGCAGAGAATTTTGCCAACCATCATATCCAGCTCGGAAAGCACGGAACGCGGGATGAGCGTCGTGGAGCGCGGGCGCAGGTAGAAGAACCCTTCCGGCGCGCGAATGAGCTCAACGTTATAGCGTGCGTAAAACTCTTCCAGGTACTCCTGGAAATCCATCAAA from the unidentified bacterial endosymbiont genome contains:
- the mukE gene encoding chromosome partition protein MukE; protein product: MSLTNIEQVMPLKLAQALANPLFPALDSQLRAGRHIGLDELDNHAFLMDFQEYLEEFYARYNVELIRAPEGFFYLRPRSTTLIPRSVLSELDMMVGKILCYLYLSPERLANEGIFTQQELYDELLALADESKLLKLVNNRSTGSDLDRQKLQEKVRSSLNRLRRLGMVWFMGHDSSKFRITESVFRFGADVRTGDDAREAQLRMIRDGEAMPVENHLQLNDEHEESQPDSGEEE